The proteins below come from a single Zhouia spongiae genomic window:
- a CDS encoding Pycsar system effector family protein, translating to MATILEKAKEYVLNSLNRDLPHGYLYHNYNHTQRVVKHVHELIEANAITPENAEILELAAWFHDIGYIKTRKEHEKEGALIAEDFLKRQDYPEEKIQTVKNCILATAFNAVPETALEKILADADFSHFASANYDEISDLLREELRLLNLKEYSDEEWLEENIKMFNEHHKFHTNYAIEMWQPQKNKNLLKLIKSQRKLIDKVKAERSKALEKNQKKQKNQVPERGVETMFRVAMRNHINLSSIADTKANILLSVNAIIISLALSNLIPKLDNPSNAYLIYPTIIFVCFSVISMVLSILATRPQITSGEFTKQDVIDRKVNLLFFGNFYKMELDEYQWGINEVMNDKDYLYNSLSKDLYFLGKVLERKYRILRVTYGIFMIGIIISVLAFGISFKTAGF from the coding sequence ATGGCTACTATCCTTGAAAAGGCAAAGGAATACGTTCTTAACAGCTTAAACCGGGATCTCCCTCACGGATACCTGTATCATAATTACAATCATACGCAGAGGGTGGTGAAACATGTACACGAACTGATAGAAGCAAATGCCATTACCCCTGAAAATGCCGAGATACTGGAATTAGCAGCCTGGTTTCACGACATAGGATATATAAAAACCCGGAAGGAACATGAAAAAGAAGGAGCACTGATCGCTGAAGATTTTTTAAAAAGACAAGACTATCCGGAAGAAAAGATACAAACAGTAAAAAATTGTATTCTGGCTACCGCATTTAATGCTGTTCCTGAAACAGCACTTGAAAAGATCCTGGCCGATGCTGATTTTTCACATTTTGCCTCCGCGAATTATGACGAAATATCAGACTTGCTCCGCGAAGAATTAAGGCTTTTAAACCTTAAAGAATATTCAGATGAAGAATGGCTCGAAGAAAATATAAAAATGTTTAACGAGCATCATAAATTCCACACCAACTATGCCATTGAAATGTGGCAGCCCCAAAAAAACAAAAACCTGCTGAAGCTTATAAAAAGTCAGAGAAAGCTCATCGACAAGGTCAAGGCAGAAAGATCAAAGGCCCTCGAAAAAAATCAGAAAAAGCAAAAAAACCAGGTTCCGGAACGTGGCGTGGAAACGATGTTCAGGGTGGCTATGAGAAATCATATCAACCTGAGCAGTATCGCCGATACCAAGGCAAATATCTTGCTGTCTGTAAACGCCATCATTATTTCATTGGCACTTTCAAACCTAATCCCAAAATTAGACAATCCTTCAAATGCATACCTTATTTATCCCACGATCATATTTGTATGTTTTAGTGTCATCTCCATGGTGCTGTCTATACTTGCCACAAGGCCGCAAATAACAAGCGGAGAGTTCACCAAACAAGATGTTATTGACAGAAAGGTCAATCTGTTGTTCTTTGGCAATTTTTATAAAATGGAACTCGATGAATACCAATGGGGCATCAATGAAGTAATGAACGATAAAGATTACCTGTACAACAGCCTTAGCAAAGATTTATACTTTTTAGGCAAAGTATTAGAACGTAAATACAGAATCCTCAGGGTCACTTATGGCATTTTCATGATCGGGATCATCATTTCTGTCCTGGCCTTTGGTATTTCGTTTAAAACGGCCGGATTTTAA